A genomic region of Anopheles coustani chromosome 3, idAnoCousDA_361_x.2, whole genome shotgun sequence contains the following coding sequences:
- the LOC131259300 gene encoding uncharacterized protein LOC131259300 translates to MKLLPILVLSLAAVATAAVIKNPEKEVDQHPPNQRTTLDEALAQLLENIRELLRTGDPERGIPVMAPLQTDQLDVDLSFGGLLDFTAILRNLFVDGLDRFEGTLTLNVMQMEFRYDFLFPDVIARGHYDANGRLFGLIPVFGFGNFHVAPRNLRIQGTALLRQLPSGYLHMPQLNANVRLASLQNNIEGMLLGGELSDLLNEVIQDLIPSVLVNFAPQVSEIISRVGIPIADSILNTMTLDDLFALIPMNQ, encoded by the exons ATGAAACTTCTACCTATACTTGTACTTTCACTGGCTGCAGTTGCAACTGCGGCCGTTATAAAAAATCCAGAAAAAGAAGTAGACCAACATCCACCAAACCAACGGACAACGCTGGATGAAGCACTCGCTCAGCTGCTGGAGAACATCCGAGAGCTGCTTCGTACCGGTGATCCGGAACGTGGCATCCCAGTGATGGCACCACTGCAAACCGATCAGTTGGATGTCGACTTGAGCTTCGGTGGTCTGCTGGA CTTTACGGCAATTCTGCGCAATCTGTTCGTCGACGGGTTGGATCGGTTCGAGGGCACGCTCACGCTCAACGTCATGCAGATGGAGTTCCGGTACGACTTTCTCTTCCCGGATGTGATAGCTCGCGGACACTACGACGCCAACGGCCGCCTGTTCGGATTGATTccggtgtttggttttggCAACTTCCACGTCGCGCCGCGCAACCTACGCATTCAAGGGACGGCCCTGCTGCGTCAGCTTCCATCCGGTTATCTGCACATGCCCCAGCTTAACGCCAACGTTCGGCTCGCTTCCTTGCAG AATAACATCGAAGGTATGCTGCTCGGCGGTGAGTTGTCCGACCTGCTGAACGAGGTGATTCAGGATCTGATTCCGTCCGTGCTGGTCAACTTTGCGCCACAAGTGTCGGAAATCATCTCACGGGTGGGCATTCCAATAGCCGATTCTATCCTGAACACGATGACGCTGGACGACTTGTTCGCACTGATTCCAATGAACCAATAA
- the LOC131272903 gene encoding uncharacterized protein LOC131272903 → MKFAIVATCALLVTLLGAVEVRAGTVVQAPRDNALDQMIIELLENFKQSMTCGIPDLGVPVLAPFELDHFEVNIEQKGLKFKGEMNNLLVDGLNEFEIKNVHINVLKLQLTFELYFASIRSKGDYRAKGKVIGLFPFNRKGPFHFNVNGVTLKGSVKVGISGDNVQVRELQITPTVETVNSDLKNVFLLPLNTFIFNRIVEGVLPGMINDNKDDITAAIEDNLKPVINELLGDITLQDLIDMASGEGSSIPTTC, encoded by the exons ATGAAGTTTGCAATCGTGGCTACTTGTGCCCTACTGGTCACCCTACTTGGAGCCGTAGAGGTTCGGGCGGGCACCGTTGTCCAGGCACCACGTGATAATGCGCTTGACCAGATGATTATTGAGTTGTTGGAGAACTTCAAGCAATCGATGACCTGTGGCATTCCCGATCTCGGTGTTCCTGTTCTGGCACCGTTCGAGCTGGACCATTTCGAGGTGAACATCGAGCAGAAGGGTCTTAA ATTCAAAGGGGAGATGAACAACCTGCTTGTGGATGGACTGAATGAGTTCGAAATCAAGAACGTCCACATCAACGTGCTGAAGCTCCAGCTGACCTTCGAGCTCTACTTTGCATCCATCCGCAGCAAAGGCGACTACCGAGCGAAGGGCAAAGTCATCGGACTTTTTCCCTTCAACCGCAAAGGCCCATTCCATTTCAACGTGAACG gAGTTACGCTGAAGGGCAGCGTGAAAGTTGGCATCAGCGGTGATAACGTTCAAGTGCGCGAACTTCAAATCACACCGACCGTAGAGACGGTCAACTCCGATCTGAAGAACGTGTTCCTGCTGCCACTGAACACGTTCATCTTTAACCGCATCGTCGAGGGCGTTCTGCCTGGTATGATCAACGATAACAAAGACGACATCACGGCGGCGATCGAGGATAATCTTAAACCGGTCATTAATGAACTGCTGGGTGATATTACACTGCAAGATCTGATCGATATGGCGTCTGGTGAAGGATCTTCCATTCCGACTACTTGCTAG